In Catenulispora sp. GP43, a single window of DNA contains:
- a CDS encoding SigE family RNA polymerase sigma factor has translation MHEKDKTDFEHFMAARWHPLVRAAYVLTGNRQDAEDIAQTALTNAYSVWPRIRNSDDVTVYVHKILINVYRTSRRRRRVREVLTSAVPERRSAAAAAANESLHDRDEVAQALAQLTPRQRAVIVLRYLEDLTEAQTAAALGCSVGTVKSQSSKALARLRAGRVEMPEASGRGIRPGSATEGAEPVEPPKNGERIDVLEHREQVAQ, from the coding sequence ATGCATGAGAAAGACAAGACAGATTTCGAGCATTTCATGGCGGCGCGCTGGCACCCGCTGGTCCGCGCCGCCTACGTCCTCACCGGGAACCGGCAGGACGCCGAGGACATCGCCCAGACCGCACTGACCAACGCCTACAGCGTCTGGCCACGGATCCGGAATTCGGACGACGTCACGGTCTACGTTCACAAGATCCTGATCAATGTCTACCGCACATCCCGCCGCCGCCGACGCGTGCGGGAGGTGCTGACGTCTGCGGTGCCCGAACGCCGCAGCGCCGCCGCCGCAGCGGCGAATGAGTCCCTGCACGACCGCGACGAGGTCGCCCAGGCGCTCGCGCAGCTGACGCCGCGCCAGCGGGCGGTGATCGTGCTGCGGTATCTGGAGGACTTGACGGAGGCGCAGACCGCGGCGGCGCTGGGGTGCAGCGTCGGGACGGTGAAGAGCCAGAGCTCGAAGGCACTGGCGAGGCTTCGGGCCGGTCGGGTTGAGATGCCGGAAGCGAGTGGCCGCGGCATTCGCCCCGGGTCCGCGACCGAGGGCGCTGAGCCCGTCGAGCCCCCCAAGAACGGCGAGCGCATCGACGTCCTCGAACACCGAGAGCAGGTGGCCCAGTGA
- a CDS encoding pilus assembly protein TadG-related protein, protein MKPLTRLLGNDRGSVSIFVAICLVALMGLIALVFDGVGKINAQERLDGIAAEAARAGAQGVDPTLAIPGTTIKVAPDRAITLADDYLRQYKLTGQVTVNPAGTEIDVQINSTYTPLFAGSIANLDLGVTGHGHADLVYRVDKP, encoded by the coding sequence GTGAAACCGCTGACGAGGCTTCTTGGCAACGACCGCGGCAGTGTCTCCATCTTCGTCGCCATCTGCCTGGTCGCGCTGATGGGCCTGATCGCCCTGGTCTTCGACGGCGTCGGCAAGATCAACGCGCAAGAGAGGCTGGACGGCATCGCTGCCGAGGCAGCCCGCGCGGGCGCCCAAGGAGTCGATCCCACTCTCGCGATCCCCGGGACTACGATTAAGGTCGCCCCCGATCGCGCGATCACGTTGGCCGACGACTACCTCCGGCAGTACAAGCTCACCGGTCAGGTCACCGTCAACCCGGCCGGCACTGAAATCGACGTCCAGATCAACAGTACGTACACGCCGCTGTTCGCCGGCTCGATCGCGAACCTGGACCTGGGCGTCACCGGACACGGACACGCCGACCTCGTCTATCGGGTGGACAAGCCATGA
- a CDS encoding prepilin peptidase: MPWQELVKGVLARRWTILIPLAAVLPIPLLLRHRQLVAWPALVFLTAVCVLLAAVDLRYRRLPAGVVLWSYPILAGLLLIAALAHHEVSAWGRAVAAAVAVGVVMHLVPDRVIGHGDAKLLGLLIMMPAWFGWSIVPPALLVFFVPVAAESAALLVTGRAKRGDQIAFGPPLIVGAYLYLLITGKSW; this comes from the coding sequence GTGCCGTGGCAAGAGTTGGTTAAGGGCGTCCTTGCGCGGCGCTGGACGATCCTGATCCCTCTCGCTGCCGTGCTCCCGATTCCGCTACTGCTGCGGCATCGTCAGCTTGTGGCATGGCCGGCACTGGTCTTCCTCACAGCCGTGTGCGTGCTGCTGGCTGCAGTGGACCTGCGATACCGGCGCCTGCCCGCCGGTGTCGTCTTATGGTCCTATCCGATATTGGCCGGACTGCTGCTGATCGCTGCGCTGGCGCACCACGAGGTTTCGGCGTGGGGTCGGGCCGTGGCGGCTGCAGTCGCCGTCGGTGTGGTCATGCACCTGGTCCCGGACCGTGTCATCGGCCACGGCGACGCCAAGCTGCTCGGCCTCCTGATCATGATGCCCGCTTGGTTCGGATGGTCGATCGTGCCGCCGGCGCTGCTGGTGTTCTTCGTGCCTGTAGCTGCGGAGTCCGCGGCGTTGCTGGTGACTGGCCGAGCCAAGCGCGGTGACCAGATCGCCTTTGGGCCACCATTGATCGTGGGTGCCTACCTCTACCTTCTGATTACGGGCAAGAGCTGGTGA
- a CDS encoding CpaF family protein, which translates to MPSPPPRPPVDHAVVAKLKAQIAAQLQEIIKANPRISEADQRQYGRKLINDAVGRWSTEGAARGVAQNEAVYSAYVEALYDAQFRHGRLQPYLNDPNVENILINGHRDVWVDYADRPRQQVPPIADSDEELMRFFQNLGQRYGGNNAERELSNAHPMLALRLGDGSRMQAVVPPITPAPYATIRRHLVKDLGLNDLIRLGTLDPILAAFLGSLVKARKNILICGDQGAGKTSLLRAMAREINDGERVATIETEYELYLHEFLPQVVPMETRQANAERVGEKSDGSISVGDLIPAALRMTLSRMIVGEVRSDEIVYMLRVMTSGSGGSMSTMHVRRPEMIWDRIAELCAESGVPSELAYRLATNAIDFVVFVTLVDETLIGGRRHRFVSHVIEVAGRGEGSSPATNTIFGPRSGDPRGVPLMRPACADDLRRVNFNLSHLDGGHGAWTQPLKLVVGPQR; encoded by the coding sequence GTGCCATCGCCGCCGCCACGGCCGCCCGTCGACCACGCGGTCGTCGCGAAGCTGAAGGCACAGATCGCTGCGCAACTGCAGGAGATCATCAAGGCCAACCCGAGGATCAGCGAGGCTGATCAGAGGCAGTACGGCCGAAAGTTGATCAACGATGCGGTCGGGCGGTGGTCGACCGAGGGCGCGGCCCGTGGGGTAGCGCAGAACGAAGCCGTCTACTCGGCTTACGTCGAGGCCCTGTACGACGCGCAGTTCCGCCACGGCCGTCTCCAGCCGTACTTGAACGACCCGAACGTCGAGAACATCCTGATCAACGGGCACAGAGATGTCTGGGTGGACTACGCCGACCGCCCGCGCCAGCAGGTCCCTCCGATCGCTGACAGTGACGAGGAACTCATGAGGTTCTTCCAGAACCTCGGTCAGCGGTACGGCGGGAACAACGCCGAGCGCGAGCTGTCCAACGCCCACCCGATGCTGGCGCTGCGTCTGGGTGATGGCTCCCGTATGCAGGCAGTGGTGCCGCCGATCACCCCCGCGCCGTACGCCACGATCCGCCGCCACCTGGTCAAGGACCTCGGGCTGAACGACCTGATCAGGCTCGGCACGCTCGACCCGATCCTTGCGGCGTTCTTGGGTTCGCTGGTGAAGGCCCGCAAGAACATCCTGATCTGTGGTGACCAGGGTGCCGGCAAGACGTCGCTGCTCCGTGCGATGGCGCGGGAGATCAACGACGGTGAACGGGTCGCCACGATCGAGACTGAGTACGAGCTCTACCTGCACGAGTTCCTTCCCCAGGTAGTGCCGATGGAGACGCGGCAGGCGAACGCGGAGCGGGTCGGAGAGAAGTCTGACGGGTCCATATCCGTTGGAGACCTGATTCCGGCAGCGCTTCGAATGACGCTGTCACGGATGATCGTCGGTGAGGTCCGCAGCGACGAGATCGTCTACATGCTGCGCGTCATGACCTCAGGGTCCGGCGGCTCGATGAGCACTATGCACGTGCGCAGACCAGAAATGATCTGGGACCGTATCGCCGAGCTGTGTGCTGAGTCCGGCGTCCCGTCCGAGTTGGCATATCGGCTGGCCACCAACGCCATCGACTTCGTCGTCTTCGTGACGCTGGTGGACGAGACTCTGATCGGTGGCCGCCGGCACCGGTTCGTCTCGCACGTTATAGAGGTCGCCGGTCGTGGCGAGGGTTCATCGCCCGCGACCAACACCATCTTCGGCCCGCGCAGCGGCGACCCTCGTGGTGTTCCGCTCATGCGGCCGGCGTGCGCGGACGACCTGAGGCGCGTGAACTTCAACCTGAGTCACCTGGACGGCGGCCACGGCGCGTGGACGCAGCCGCTGAAGCTGGTAGTGGGGCCGCAGCGATGA
- a CDS encoding MinD/ParA family protein, whose translation MTTTALGLLLTWPLASVDRRVILLEASPDGGRVAAGFLEGQLGGRWSLHNLAASIWQDTIRETFAQQLIDIGQKERGQRLVLPGLRGPAQALAMEPVWDPLATLCSSLDISGTDVIIDLGRRGAFGTSAALALSADVVAFVVRRRLASLDDAAARIEVLRPMLVEAGNADALRLLVVGDGPYDKNDIARQMGVPLLADELPYSPKHAIPLSDGPAKSMELNSPLMRSYRSAAHRAVEVIAERRARLLYPGPSTGSGGYR comes from the coding sequence GTGACGACCACTGCGCTCGGGCTGCTGTTGACCTGGCCGCTGGCGTCGGTCGACCGCAGGGTCATCCTTTTGGAAGCCAGCCCCGACGGCGGTCGGGTCGCTGCCGGCTTCCTGGAAGGCCAGCTTGGCGGGCGCTGGTCCCTGCACAACCTGGCGGCCTCGATCTGGCAGGACACCATCAGGGAGACCTTCGCCCAGCAGCTGATCGATATCGGCCAGAAGGAGCGAGGGCAACGCCTCGTGCTGCCCGGTCTGCGCGGTCCGGCGCAGGCCCTGGCCATGGAGCCGGTGTGGGATCCGCTGGCGACCTTGTGCAGTTCGCTGGACATATCCGGTACCGACGTGATTATCGACCTGGGACGCCGAGGCGCGTTCGGCACATCGGCCGCGCTGGCGCTCAGCGCCGATGTCGTGGCGTTCGTGGTGCGGCGACGGCTTGCGTCACTGGACGACGCGGCCGCCCGCATCGAGGTACTGCGGCCGATGCTGGTCGAGGCGGGCAACGCCGACGCCCTGCGCCTGCTTGTCGTCGGCGACGGCCCCTATGACAAGAACGACATCGCACGGCAGATGGGCGTGCCGCTTCTGGCCGATGAGTTGCCGTATTCGCCAAAGCACGCAATACCGCTCTCGGATGGCCCCGCAAAAAGCATGGAGCTGAACAGCCCTCTGATGCGCTCCTATCGCTCGGCTGCTCATCGTGCCGTAGAGGTCATCGCTGAACGCCGGGCCCGGCTCCTGTACCCGGGCCCGAGCACAGGTTCCGGGGGTTACCGTTGA
- a CDS encoding TadE/TadG family type IV pilus assembly protein, giving the protein MRWLRGDRGNAAIEAGIIAPALIAFLSLVFLVGRLVLARAAVDEAARDAARQASISRDVGTARTQALNTGMSTLINNNLHCSNLSVDPDPDGDLAGQFAKPVGTLGQVHVTVTCVVSYADLGYPWLPGSKTIKSEFWSVIDWWRAR; this is encoded by the coding sequence GTGAGGTGGCTTCGAGGCGACCGTGGCAACGCGGCGATCGAAGCTGGCATCATCGCTCCGGCTCTGATCGCCTTCCTGTCGCTGGTGTTTCTGGTCGGCCGCCTGGTTCTGGCCCGTGCTGCCGTCGACGAGGCTGCTCGCGACGCTGCTCGGCAGGCCTCGATCTCCCGGGACGTCGGCACTGCCCGCACCCAGGCCTTGAACACCGGTATGAGCACGCTCATCAACAACAACCTGCACTGCAGCAATCTCAGCGTCGATCCTGATCCCGACGGCGACCTGGCCGGGCAGTTTGCCAAGCCTGTGGGGACGCTGGGACAGGTCCACGTGACGGTGACCTGCGTCGTCTCATACGCGGACCTCGGATATCCGTGGCTTCCGGGCAGCAAGACCATCAAGTCTGAGTTCTGGTCCGTCATCGACTGGTGGAGGGCCAGGTGA
- a CDS encoding SAF domain-containing protein → MADTTFYSNPAAGPVIPGAAPRAVPPRRRRPGVIALSVALILAGALGGVQLYNSVGHTYEVLAVAKEVPVGGTISAGDLTTVRISLDPGIKPVSDPSLVVGKRAAVGLKPGTLITRAEVTDAQLIGADQVQVGIATTVNQRPATPLNPGQKVTLIGIPDSSGGGPTLASPVSGTVVLVGPADSQQTVVVDVAIPANLASQVEPVAGQGKVGIVLDGAGS, encoded by the coding sequence GTGGCCGACACCACGTTCTATTCGAATCCTGCCGCCGGGCCCGTCATCCCGGGTGCGGCGCCGCGGGCGGTGCCGCCGCGGCGTCGACGCCCGGGGGTCATCGCGCTGTCGGTGGCTCTGATCTTGGCCGGCGCGCTGGGTGGGGTGCAGCTCTACAACAGCGTCGGGCACACCTACGAGGTGCTCGCCGTGGCCAAGGAGGTGCCCGTCGGCGGGACGATCTCCGCCGGCGATCTGACCACTGTGCGGATCTCGTTGGACCCTGGGATCAAGCCGGTTTCGGATCCGAGCCTGGTTGTCGGGAAGCGGGCCGCGGTCGGGCTGAAGCCGGGCACGTTGATCACCCGGGCCGAGGTCACCGATGCCCAGCTGATCGGTGCCGACCAGGTCCAGGTCGGGATCGCGACCACCGTCAACCAGCGCCCTGCCACACCGTTGAACCCGGGGCAGAAAGTGACGCTGATCGGCATCCCGGATTCCTCAGGCGGAGGCCCGACTCTTGCGTCGCCGGTTTCGGGCACCGTGGTGCTGGTCGGTCCGGCCGACTCTCAGCAGACCGTGGTGGTCGACGTCGCGATTCCGGCGAATCTCGCTTCGCAGGTCGAGCCGGTCGCCGGCCAGGGCAAGGTGGGTATCGTGCTGGACGGGGCGGGCAGCTAG
- a CDS encoding ATP/GTP-binding protein, protein MYDSKCYTYTKTSPMPVALPLGPQWLATPPPNGPGPTPLDLAKKAEAELTLNAPTIGTAPMTGASGLVGMPVWLWTEQTPLTWGPQSKTVAVPGLSVTATATAKSIAWDMGDGHQFSCPNPGTPYAPSYGGAASPNCGYTYNQPSGGNPNGEYKITATTTWQVSWVASTGQTGTLPPVTTPPSTTTVKIGELQVVNH, encoded by the coding sequence GTGTACGACTCGAAGTGTTATACGTACACGAAGACCTCGCCGATGCCTGTCGCCTTGCCATTGGGGCCGCAGTGGTTGGCCACGCCGCCGCCAAACGGCCCAGGGCCGACACCCCTCGATCTGGCTAAGAAAGCCGAGGCCGAGTTGACGCTCAACGCGCCGACGATCGGCACTGCCCCGATGACAGGTGCATCCGGGCTGGTCGGAATGCCTGTGTGGCTTTGGACGGAGCAGACGCCGCTGACGTGGGGGCCGCAGTCCAAGACCGTGGCTGTCCCGGGGCTGAGTGTGACTGCGACCGCCACTGCGAAGTCGATCGCCTGGGACATGGGTGACGGACATCAGTTCTCCTGCCCGAACCCCGGCACGCCATACGCGCCGTCCTACGGCGGGGCCGCTTCGCCGAACTGTGGCTACACCTACAACCAGCCATCCGGTGGCAATCCCAACGGCGAATACAAGATCACCGCGACGACGACCTGGCAGGTGTCGTGGGTGGCCTCGACAGGTCAGACCGGCACGCTGCCGCCAGTGACCACGCCGCCGTCGACCACCACCGTGAAAATCGGCGAGTTGCAGGTCGTCAACCACTAG
- a CDS encoding TadE/TadG family type IV pilus assembly protein, with amino-acid sequence MTMRRSFLSDRWSTRLSRWRAVACQDEGSGPISTAIVFPVMLGLVFVGVQLAMDYWVHAVAVSAAREGAHAGAAYGKTPEDGVAVARTKLQQLAGNGVTDMAVDPQGSNATQVQINISGNAASLWPFGPGPKFQVTVTVPVERFVAGGAP; translated from the coding sequence ATGACCATGCGGCGAAGCTTCTTGTCCGACCGGTGGAGCACCAGGCTCTCCCGGTGGCGCGCTGTGGCGTGCCAGGACGAGGGGAGCGGGCCGATCTCCACGGCGATCGTCTTCCCGGTGATGCTCGGCCTGGTGTTCGTCGGCGTGCAGCTGGCGATGGACTATTGGGTTCACGCTGTGGCCGTCTCCGCTGCTCGCGAAGGTGCCCACGCCGGCGCCGCCTACGGCAAGACCCCCGAGGACGGTGTGGCTGTCGCACGGACCAAGCTGCAGCAGCTTGCCGGCAACGGCGTCACTGACATGGCCGTGGATCCCCAAGGAAGCAACGCCACACAGGTGCAGATCAACATCAGTGGCAACGCGGCCAGCCTGTGGCCGTTCGGGCCGGGGCCGAAGTTCCAGGTGACAGTCACCGTCCCGGTGGAGCGGTTCGTCGCCGGGGGTGCCCCGTGA
- a CDS encoding LysM peptidoglycan-binding domain-containing protein, translating into MKPARQSSPHRRLRDVVVGLFSLLVLLAATFGLPVLLYVVTKGLLPHHTPTADGVRDLFTKKDNGTTLLAAFAVVAWLGWVAFAVSVLVEIPARLSGRAAIRLPGLGWSQRAATGLLSGIALLLAAGPSVATAQAAVPHLPTVVATATMSQQAHMAPTPQQPASSHSSAHATTYVVRPGDSLWKIAEDHLGSGDQYPAIVALNAGRMMSNGTIFHAEAFLQPGWTLQVPVRSEPAPAHGGLHDTPEDQHVVKPGESLSAIAGHDYGDSTQWPRIFAANEGAEQNGGHFTNPNLIFPGEDLKIPHLPVPNPDTITVVHQAPEAPSGLSHSAQDATNAVAGVADALRVPERPSTSMVPSPYSVTPPQVSGAQPHHPAASTTAAPASETERDSLLVAFGISSVSAAAMLGLLAHRRKVQQNRRAVGHRIAMPAFQAAGLERQLRAGADPAEWDFLDRVLRTLAKHSADTGRLIPEVAAAILREGGVELRLSHPCPPITPFVALSDTTWWCSKDQAKLLPRKAAAEQPVPYPALVMMGRTGDREPVLLDLEHYGVVQIGGDQEQAAGVVRSLGVELPWSDYVSVAPAGVSLDPALARNPARSDPPEQVLPALEQWAQVVSEVLPEDAGTGTEALRAARIGQSNPGVTEPRVLLGAGGWVTPQNAERLSAIAHQQPRTSTAAVIAVDDSVAPVGHRLTVDAAGDALLHDLNIAVTMQRVDEQQHDRLASIMAPTQLPSVIEPEWQVSVDVFNRTAAAQPNFGEVVVREAEHDEVWVRTLGPIDVAGPVTVADPKTVEAAAYIALHPGSGVTGLSAELGISPQVAGTRLAQIRDAFGLDREGRELLLVAPDGRFGFTERVGCDWTAFEEHRKAGRFAQALALVRGEPFADVWPGRYAWAEPYRQVMISTIIDVAHTVAQACRDERDFDSARLAVSRGLLAVPYAELLYRDLMMVVADEGRPNRDEELAALFATFNGVCDEHEIEPTPDTVKVMQQLNGLVRKSAPGLRSVS; encoded by the coding sequence ATGAAACCAGCACGCCAGTCCTCCCCGCACCGCCGGCTGCGCGATGTCGTCGTCGGTTTGTTCAGTCTGCTCGTGCTGCTTGCGGCCACCTTCGGGTTGCCGGTGCTGCTGTACGTGGTCACCAAAGGGCTGCTGCCTCACCACACCCCGACCGCCGACGGCGTCCGAGACCTGTTCACCAAGAAGGACAACGGTACGACGCTGCTCGCGGCTTTCGCGGTGGTGGCATGGCTGGGCTGGGTTGCGTTCGCGGTCAGCGTTCTGGTCGAGATCCCGGCACGCCTGTCCGGTCGAGCCGCGATACGGCTGCCTGGCCTGGGCTGGTCCCAGAGGGCCGCGACAGGGCTGCTCTCCGGGATAGCTCTGCTACTCGCCGCGGGCCCCAGCGTCGCCACGGCGCAGGCGGCCGTCCCGCACCTTCCGACCGTTGTCGCAACGGCCACCATGTCACAGCAAGCCCATATGGCACCTACGCCGCAACAGCCGGCCAGCAGTCACAGCAGCGCTCATGCGACTACGTATGTCGTTCGGCCCGGCGACAGCCTGTGGAAGATCGCGGAGGACCATCTGGGCAGCGGCGATCAGTATCCAGCGATCGTCGCGTTGAACGCCGGACGGATGATGTCCAACGGCACCATCTTCCACGCCGAGGCCTTCCTGCAGCCGGGCTGGACATTGCAGGTTCCCGTCCGCTCTGAGCCGGCCCCGGCGCATGGTGGACTGCACGACACTCCCGAGGATCAGCACGTCGTGAAGCCCGGTGAGTCTTTGTCAGCGATCGCGGGACACGACTATGGCGACTCAACGCAGTGGCCGAGGATTTTCGCTGCGAACGAGGGGGCGGAGCAGAACGGGGGTCACTTCACCAACCCGAATCTCATCTTCCCGGGCGAAGATCTGAAGATTCCGCACCTCCCAGTGCCGAACCCCGACACCATCACCGTGGTTCACCAAGCACCTGAGGCTCCCTCCGGGCTGAGCCACTCAGCGCAGGACGCGACCAATGCCGTAGCAGGGGTTGCGGACGCGCTTCGGGTTCCGGAACGGCCCAGTACGTCGATGGTCCCGTCTCCGTATTCTGTTACGCCACCGCAGGTGTCTGGGGCTCAGCCTCACCATCCAGCGGCCTCGACAACCGCCGCGCCGGCGTCGGAAACCGAGCGGGACAGCCTGCTCGTAGCTTTCGGTATCTCGAGTGTTTCCGCCGCGGCGATGCTCGGGCTTCTCGCACATCGTAGGAAGGTTCAGCAGAACCGCCGAGCAGTCGGTCACCGGATCGCCATGCCGGCGTTTCAGGCCGCGGGTTTGGAACGACAGCTGCGTGCAGGTGCCGATCCAGCCGAGTGGGACTTCCTCGATCGCGTGCTCCGCACCTTGGCCAAACACTCGGCCGACACCGGCCGCCTCATCCCGGAGGTGGCCGCCGCGATCTTGCGGGAGGGCGGCGTGGAGCTTCGGCTCAGCCATCCGTGCCCGCCGATCACACCTTTCGTAGCCCTCAGTGACACCACGTGGTGGTGTTCGAAGGACCAGGCGAAGCTGCTTCCGCGCAAGGCGGCTGCCGAACAGCCGGTCCCGTATCCGGCGCTGGTCATGATGGGGCGGACCGGTGACCGCGAGCCGGTGCTGCTGGACTTGGAGCACTACGGGGTCGTGCAAATCGGCGGTGATCAGGAGCAAGCCGCCGGAGTCGTCCGGTCCTTGGGAGTTGAACTTCCCTGGTCGGACTATGTTTCCGTGGCCCCGGCAGGCGTATCGCTGGATCCGGCGCTGGCCCGCAATCCGGCGCGGAGCGACCCGCCCGAGCAAGTGCTGCCTGCGCTCGAGCAATGGGCGCAAGTGGTGAGCGAAGTATTGCCGGAAGACGCCGGGACTGGCACCGAGGCGCTTCGGGCGGCCAGGATCGGACAGTCCAATCCCGGCGTGACCGAGCCCCGTGTCCTGTTGGGGGCCGGGGGATGGGTCACTCCGCAGAACGCCGAGCGGCTGAGCGCCATCGCCCACCAGCAGCCGCGAACCAGCACAGCCGCAGTCATCGCCGTCGACGACAGCGTCGCACCAGTGGGCCATCGCCTAACCGTCGACGCGGCCGGCGACGCCCTGCTCCACGATCTGAACATCGCGGTGACCATGCAGCGGGTCGACGAGCAGCAGCATGACCGACTAGCGAGCATCATGGCGCCCACTCAGCTCCCAAGCGTCATCGAGCCCGAGTGGCAGGTCAGCGTCGACGTGTTCAATCGGACGGCTGCGGCGCAGCCGAATTTCGGCGAAGTGGTGGTGCGCGAAGCGGAACACGACGAGGTGTGGGTCAGAACCCTGGGGCCTATCGACGTCGCGGGACCCGTGACCGTGGCGGATCCGAAGACGGTCGAGGCGGCTGCCTACATCGCACTCCATCCCGGTTCCGGTGTCACCGGGCTCAGCGCCGAGCTCGGAATCAGCCCCCAGGTAGCCGGAACGCGGCTTGCCCAGATCCGCGATGCCTTCGGCCTGGACCGCGAAGGGCGCGAACTGCTTCTGGTCGCCCCCGACGGCCGTTTCGGTTTCACCGAGCGAGTCGGCTGCGACTGGACTGCCTTCGAGGAGCACCGCAAGGCGGGCCGCTTCGCGCAAGCTTTGGCCCTCGTTCGCGGCGAGCCGTTCGCCGATGTGTGGCCTGGCCGCTATGCCTGGGCCGAGCCGTACCGACAGGTGATGATCTCTACGATCATCGATGTCGCCCACACCGTCGCACAGGCATGCCGAGACGAGCGCGACTTTGACTCTGCCAGGCTGGCCGTCAGCCGTGGCCTGCTCGCCGTCCCCTACGCGGAGCTTCTCTACCGCGACCTGATGATGGTCGTGGCCGACGAGGGACGTCCCAACCGCGACGAGGAACTGGCGGCCCTGTTCGCCACGTTCAACGGTGTCTGCGATGAGCATGAGATCGAGCCCACGCCGGATACAGTTAAGGTGATGCAGCAACTCAACGGCCTCGTCCGCAAATCCGCGCCTGGTCTGCGGTCAGTGTCATGA
- a CDS encoding prepilin peptidase, which yields MTAIDYSPGAPVDSEERPTGSELVVAVLTQRWRWLLAAELVFTAGLVLRGAPVELWPALAYVNAACMTLAAVDLRHHRLPDVLTLGSYPVAAVLLLIPAIADDQFQAWIRACVACLAAVLILAVLGGVLGYGGGDAKLAGLLAMPLAWQSWGVCLTGLWTGVLMASLSGVALFMTRRISRRDRFAAGPGLMAGAYLVLLMAL from the coding sequence ATGACCGCCATTGACTACTCGCCTGGGGCGCCTGTCGACTCCGAGGAAAGACCTACAGGCAGCGAACTGGTCGTCGCGGTTCTCACACAGCGCTGGCGTTGGCTTCTCGCCGCAGAACTCGTGTTCACCGCGGGCTTGGTACTGCGCGGAGCGCCCGTCGAGCTGTGGCCGGCGCTGGCCTACGTCAATGCAGCGTGCATGACGCTGGCCGCGGTAGACCTGCGGCATCACAGGCTCCCCGACGTGCTCACGCTCGGGTCCTACCCGGTGGCTGCTGTTCTGTTGCTCATCCCCGCGATCGCCGATGATCAATTCCAGGCATGGATCCGAGCCTGCGTCGCTTGCTTGGCCGCGGTGCTCATACTCGCCGTCCTGGGCGGCGTGCTCGGCTATGGGGGCGGGGACGCGAAGCTGGCAGGGCTGCTCGCGATGCCCTTGGCCTGGCAGAGCTGGGGAGTGTGTCTGACCGGGCTTTGGACCGGCGTTCTGATGGCCAGCCTGTCCGGTGTGGCGCTGTTCATGACGCGGAGGATCAGCCGCCGTGACCGCTTCGCTGCCGGTCCAGGGTTGATGGCCGGGGCCTACCTGGTGCTTCTTATGGCCCTGTAA
- a CDS encoding type II secretion system F family protein, giving the protein MTAGELLALLIGGALTAGIVLLVAGIYGTDAPKADTNVIADIVARWPRLGESAEQTARRRQIQLLACAVGVPVLWLVTGWFASAVLLVAAVFGVPWLLAPTRSHKAGIDRLEALAEWTRHLSTQLQNVGIEQAIKASVRTCPVALQREVGTLVARLNAGWESDDAVRAFAGDIGDATGDTVAAALLLSLRDRGRGLSRDLSDLADSLLQNVSMRREIEAERAKARTTVKWMLYFIVAAGVVGLLDHSYMKPYTTLTGQLVLLGLLAMLIGIFVWLRTLVSDKPTPRFLVIDSRSPVKPARPKEGPK; this is encoded by the coding sequence ATGACGGCCGGAGAACTGCTGGCGCTGCTGATCGGCGGCGCGCTGACGGCTGGCATCGTGCTGCTCGTCGCGGGAATCTACGGCACCGACGCGCCGAAGGCCGACACCAACGTGATCGCCGACATCGTCGCGCGCTGGCCGCGCCTGGGCGAGTCGGCCGAGCAGACCGCACGCCGCCGCCAAATACAACTCCTCGCCTGCGCTGTGGGGGTGCCGGTCCTCTGGCTGGTCACAGGCTGGTTCGCGTCAGCGGTATTGCTCGTCGCCGCCGTGTTCGGTGTGCCGTGGCTGCTGGCCCCTACCCGTAGCCACAAGGCCGGGATCGACCGGCTTGAGGCGCTGGCCGAATGGACCAGGCACCTGTCCACGCAACTGCAGAACGTGGGCATCGAGCAGGCCATCAAGGCCAGCGTCCGGACCTGCCCGGTGGCACTGCAGCGAGAGGTCGGGACGCTGGTAGCCCGGCTGAACGCCGGCTGGGAGTCAGACGATGCTGTCCGGGCCTTCGCTGGTGACATCGGTGACGCCACCGGCGACACGGTCGCCGCGGCATTGCTCCTGTCACTGCGTGACCGAGGGCGCGGGTTGTCTCGGGACCTGTCCGACCTCGCCGACTCTCTGCTGCAGAACGTGAGCATGCGGCGGGAGATCGAGGCCGAGCGTGCCAAGGCACGCACCACAGTGAAGTGGATGTTGTACTTCATCGTCGCGGCGGGGGTGGTGGGCCTTCTCGACCACTCGTACATGAAGCCGTACACCACGCTTACCGGGCAGTTGGTGCTGCTGGGGCTGTTGGCGATGCTCATCGGCATCTTCGTCTGGCTGCGGACTCTGGTCTCTGACAAGCCCACACCTCGGTTTCTTGTCATCGACTCGCGCAGCCCTGTGAAGCCCGCGCGGCCGAAGGAGGGCCCGAAGTGA